In Deltaproteobacteria bacterium, the following are encoded in one genomic region:
- a CDS encoding (Fe-S)-binding protein, whose amino-acid sequence MADIKKLVSMLKELDDLLTGCMRCGMCQAQCPIFAETGREADVTRGKLAILSGLADEMLKDPQAVNDHLQRCLLCGTCEANCPSGVKVTDIFFRARAILSGYLGLPPSQRLVFRRLLTNPKLMNALIAFGSKFQGLLAKEADGVIGTSCARFNAPLIADRHFKRLAARSLHAQVPGLDTPAGKSGLRVAFFPGCLTDKVFPEIGLAVLKILKHHGVGVFLPSNQACCGIPALSSGETGAFTSLVRQNLDLFTQGSWDYLITPCATCTATIAELWPKYYGDHLDTIRVQDLASKTMDVSQFLADILKVGPAKGIGEPSKVAYHDPCHLRNTLKITDQPRTIIAASGKYATAELPGGPSCCGSGGSFNIKQYKLSETIGRKKAESIAATKATIAATSCPACMLQLADMLSKTGHSIRVKHVVELYAESLDREQPLEKSR is encoded by the coding sequence ATGGCCGACATCAAAAAACTCGTTTCCATGCTCAAGGAACTGGACGACCTGCTCACAGGCTGCATGCGGTGCGGCATGTGTCAGGCCCAATGCCCCATATTCGCTGAAACCGGTCGTGAAGCCGATGTCACCCGCGGCAAGCTGGCCATCCTCTCCGGCCTGGCCGATGAAATGCTCAAGGACCCACAGGCCGTCAACGATCACCTACAGCGCTGTCTGCTCTGCGGTACTTGCGAAGCCAACTGCCCATCCGGGGTCAAGGTCACGGACATCTTTTTCCGGGCCCGGGCCATTCTTTCGGGATACCTTGGCCTACCGCCGTCTCAACGTCTTGTTTTCCGCAGGTTGCTGACCAACCCCAAGCTGATGAACGCCCTCATCGCTTTTGGATCCAAGTTCCAGGGCCTGCTCGCCAAGGAGGCGGATGGCGTCATCGGAACGTCGTGCGCCCGATTCAACGCCCCACTCATCGCCGATCGGCATTTTAAAAGACTTGCGGCCAGGTCTCTGCACGCCCAAGTACCGGGTCTGGACACCCCGGCCGGGAAATCCGGACTCAGGGTGGCATTTTTTCCGGGCTGCCTCACGGACAAGGTCTTTCCCGAAATCGGCCTGGCCGTGCTCAAAATATTGAAGCATCACGGTGTCGGTGTGTTCCTGCCCTCGAATCAGGCCTGTTGCGGAATTCCTGCCCTGTCCAGCGGCGAAACCGGAGCCTTCACCTCATTGGTCCGGCAGAATCTGGACCTCTTCACCCAGGGCTCCTGGGACTATCTGATCACTCCCTGCGCCACCTGCACGGCGACCATTGCCGAGCTGTGGCCCAAATACTACGGCGACCACCTGGACACGATCCGGGTTCAGGATCTGGCCTCCAAGACCATGGATGTCAGCCAGTTCCTGGCCGACATCCTCAAGGTCGGTCCGGCCAAGGGCATAGGAGAGCCGTCCAAGGTGGCCTACCATGACCCATGCCATCTGCGAAACACGCTCAAAATCACGGACCAGCCCCGGACAATCATTGCCGCCAGCGGGAAATACGCCACGGCCGAGCTTCCTGGCGGACCGTCCTGCTGCGGCTCGGGGGGCAGTTTCAACATCAAGCAGTACAAGCTCTCGGAAACCATCGGCCGGAAAAAAGCCGAAAGCATCGCCGCCACCAAAGCGACCATCGCCGCCACCAGTTGTCCGGCCTGCATGCTTCAGCTCGCGGACATGCTCTCCA